The Arachis duranensis cultivar V14167 chromosome 2, aradu.V14167.gnm2.J7QH, whole genome shotgun sequence genome has a window encoding:
- the LOC107474943 gene encoding uncharacterized protein LOC107474943, which yields MFTNDQRQQERTGKYGSPRFQYLQELVSQFQNTTDEETKERILANLANFAYDPYNYNLLRQLNVLELFLDCMTEPNEKLVDFGVGGICNSCADQANVAVVSKFGGIPLIIQCLSSPVRNTVNYALGALYYVCNESNKEEILKPEVVDAIKRYAAAEEVSASFSNLAKAFLDKHLSEN from the exons ATGTTCACCAATGACCAGAGACAACAAGAGCGAACTGGAAAATATGGAAGTCCTAGATTTCAATACCTTCAG GAACTGGTGTCTCAGTTTCAGAACACAACTGATGaag AAACAAAAGAGAGGATTCTGGCAAATTTGGCCAACTTCGCTTATGATCCTTACAATTATAACTTGTTGCGACAG CTTAATGTTTTGGAACTCTTCCTGGACTGCATGACTGAACCCAATGAAAAACTTGTAGACTTTGGTGTTGGAGGCATCTGCAATTCTTGTGCTG atcaGGCAAATGTTGCAGTTGTAAGTAAGTTTGGTGGCATACCTCTTATCATTCAATGTCTATCAAGCCCAGTCAGGAACACT GTAAATTATGCACTTGGAGCACTTTATTATGTGTGTAATGAATCTAACAAGGAAGAGATTTTAAAGCCAGAAGTTGTTGATGCCATCAAGAGGTATGCAGCAGCTGAAGAAGTTAGTGCAAGCTTCAGTAATCTAGCTAAAGCTTTCCTAGACAAACATCTATCTGAGAACTAG
- the LOC107474918 gene encoding uncharacterized protein LOC107474918 yields MSFVELQNGLCNNIQSHIFKRVSNLLYRSPVQVFGGLIQFQIMPITDDASMQQMFYIYQQTRSQVPMIELYVEFEQQSRMSTVGEEVNVDEFGDIDWEEDNNDSEEEFEANYKVDDENDDGDLAGNPAVQNEANAVVSQHPFGVPSFMQTLDLEVMHAPEFPEYANTGEGNVATEDGEFSVGIEDGSRESVISAIKSYTISRRVDYTVYEPEPQTFYAKCKGYDAIRPLVEADPSIKVKSVIAEVQGRFNYTVSYRKAWLAKQKAVEKVFGDWEVSYQTLPVWLKAMTVKMPRSRVQIKTLPVYRESEEVQGVRVLHRIFWSFYPCIVAFRHCKPLVQVDGTHLYGKYKGALLVAVAQDGNQNIVPIAFAIVKGETADAWEFFLTNLRRYVVTIDGVGIISDRHTSIDAAIARSNGAWSPPRAWHMYCIRHIGSNFLRRFKAPYLHKLVVNTGYSRTEQEYNKNYQRFKEQGDAYTQWCDEIDVERWVLAFDGGHHWGHMTTNLVECINSVLKGARNLPVTALVKSTFYRLNELFTRKSTEAHDHLRNGFTYSEFATKRVEESFRRAGNIVVNRFDRRNEMFVVREMQDGTIYTVNLAQRHCDCGHFHC; encoded by the exons ATGAGTTTTGTCGAGTTGCAAAATGGTCTTTGTAATAACATTCAAAGCCACATTTTCAAAAGGGTGAGCAATCTTTTATACAGAAGTCCTGTGCAAGTATTTGGTGGGCTAATACAGTTTCAAATAATGCCCATCACTGACGATGCCAGTATGCAGCAgatgttttatatttatcaaCAAACCCGATCTCAAGTGCCGATGATAGAGCTGTACGTTGAGTTTGAACAGCAATCGAGGATGAGTACGGTCGGCGAGGAGGTCAATGTTGATGAGTTCGGGGATATAGATTGGGAAGAAGATAATAATGATAGCGAAGAGGAATTCGAAGCTAACTATAAAGTCGATGACGAAAACGATGACGGAGACTTGGCAGGCAATCCAGCGGTGCAAAATGAAGCGAATGCCGTTGTAAGCCAACACCCGTTTGGTGTTCCGTCTTTTATGCAGACTCTAGATCTCGAAGTCATGCATGCCCCGGAATTTCCTGAGTATGCGAATACGG GTGAAGGCAACGTTGCGACGGAAGATGGCGAGTTTAGTGTCGGAATAGAAGATGGTTCGAGAGAGTCAGTGATATCTGCAATCAAAAGCTACACCATCTCTAGAAGAGTTGATTACACTGTGTATGAGCCTGAGCCGCAGACATTCTATGCGAAATGCAAGGGGTATG ATGCCATTAGGCCGTTGGTCGAAGCAGACCCCTCGATAAAGGTGAAGTCCGTTATTGCAGAAGTTCAAGGCAGGTTCAACTACACTGTGAGTTACCGCaaggcttggttggcaaagcagaaAGCTGTCGAAAAAGTTTTTGGTGATTGGGAAGTTTCTTACCAGACTCTGCCAGTGTGGTTGAAAGCAATGACAGTGAAGATGCCAAGGTCTCGTGTTCAAATTAAAACGCTCCCTGTTTACCGTGAGAGTGAGGAGGTTCAAGGTGTAAGAGTTTTGCACCGCATTTTTTGGAGCTTCTATCCGTGTATTGTAGCATTCAGACACTGCAAGCCACTGGTGCAGGTTGATGGCACGCACCTGTACGGAAAATATAAAGGTGCACTTCTGGTAGCTGTTGCACAGGATGGGAATCAAAACATTGTGCCTATTGCATTTGCGATTGTCAAGGGCGAGACAGCAGACGCGTGGGAGTTTTTCCTAACCAATTTGCGGAGATATGTTGTTACCATTGATGGTGTGGGTATTATTTCTGACCGCCATACTTCCATCGATGCTGCAATAGCTCGCAGTAACGGTGCATGGTCACCACCAAGGGCGTGGCATATGTACTGCATCAGGCACATCGGGTCCAACTTCTTAAGGAGGTTCAAGGCTCCATATTTGCATAAACTCGTGGTCAACACAG GCTATTCTAGGACGGAGCAGGAGTACAACAAAAACTACCAAAGGTTTAAAGAGCAGGGTGATGCATATACTCAATGGTGCGATGAGATCGATGTTGAGAGATGGGTGTTGGCATTCGATGGTGGTCATCATTGGGGACATATGACAACAAACTTGGTAGAGTGTATAAATTCTGTCCTGAAGGGTGCACGCAACCTTCCTGTGACTGCCCTTGTCAAGTCAACTTTCTATCGGCTGAATGAGCTGTTCACTCGGAAGAGTACTGAGGCTCATGACCATCTCCGCAACGGATTCACGTATTCAGAATTTGCAACGAAGAGAGTTGAAGAAAGCTTCCGACGTGCAGGAAACATTGTGGTCAACCGGTTCGACAGGCGCAACGAGATGTTTGTGGTCCGCGAAATGCAAGATGGTACCATTTACACTGTTAATCTTGCGCAACGACACTGCGACTGTGGCCACTTTCactgttaa
- the LOC107474917 gene encoding uncharacterized protein LOC107474917, with protein MTQVRLLGTQLTLWRSLSYVDIIILADLYTHLNVCDTVGPLVSFECVEWLPADRVVCQYGYAQSPLWQYKPYQLTRTALLFGEYSTMTSTGFMTNGYNNGVTTATVICEIGVYDQFSTSPRLPITGVCTVDHTKCT; from the exons ATGACTCAAGTGCGTCTATTAGGCACGCAATTGACTTTATGGAGGAG TTTGTCGTATGTCGACATCATCATTCTTGCAGACCTATACACACACCTTAATGTTTGTGACACGGTGGGGCCATTGGTGTCGTTCGAGTGTGTCGAATGGCTTCCTGCGGACCGAGTGGTTTGCCAATACGGATATGCACAGTCCCCCCTCTGGCAATACAAGCCATACCAGTTGACACGCACTGCATTACTCTTCGGGGAGTACAGCACCATGACTAGCACGGGATTCATGACGAATGGATACAACAATGGGGTAACCACTGCAACAGTCATCTGCGAGATCGGGGTTTACGACCAATTTTCGACTTCACCCCGTCTGCCGATTACCGGAGTTTGTACTGTGGATCATACAAAATGTACTTAA